Proteins encoded together in one Telopea speciosissima isolate NSW1024214 ecotype Mountain lineage chromosome 4, Tspe_v1, whole genome shotgun sequence window:
- the LOC122659228 gene encoding receptor-like protein kinase: protein MKAVFKFFYLFNCIIACICIYSVSALSSDGETLFSLFKNLSVPLSIKSSWKSSDFTPCNWRGIGCDPKNNVISLNMSSLGISGTLGPEIGRLRYLRTIDFSNNNLTGSLPAELGSCRYLEYLKLHSNSFTGEIPGSWDNLRNLREFFLFENSLSGEIPEFLFQFPNLEIVYLTDNEFNGSIPSNVGNATELLFLYVDNNQLSGTITPSIGNCTKLEELYVNVNQLVGGLPESLNNLENLVHLSVHKNSLSGRIPLGSGGCKRLKTLILSHNRFSGEIIPLGLGNCSGLTTFTAVDDGLTGQIPASLGLLTQLRNLYLSENHLSGKIPPDIGNCKSLEELYLKQNKLEGEIPTELGILKNLRQLHLYTNHLTGEIPTSIWRISTLEVLHVYNNNLFGELPLEMTELRNLKNVSLFNNKFSGVIPSTLGTNSSLLELDFTNNSFTGEIPPNLCFGKQLEILNMGRNLLHGSIPADVGSCSTLRRLILEANNLTGSLPPFLKNPNLSFMDISGNNLNGTIPSSLGNCTNLTSIDLSSNKLTGPIPNDLGNLVNLERLELSHNHLQGPLSLQISNCTKLFYLNLGFNSLNDSIPSSLRNLKQLKNLILLENLFTGGIPSFLSEFDKLEELQIGGNPLGGNIPPSIGKLQNLHISLNLSGNGLTGQIPSEMGKLTMLQRLDISHNNLTESLATLDQLQSLVEVNVSYNLLTGPIPDILMKFLNPSQSSFLGNSGLCVHCHPSSAATCGGNILSPCPQHQSSDCKKGPGKLKISMIALGSSLFCVLVTLLLSYVLYRCGRETPVCSRETPDFKISAPEGSTVSLNKVMKATENLNERFIIGRGAHGTVYKASLGPEKHYAVKKFTFAGPKGAKESMIREIKTVGMIRHRNLVKFEEFWLGKNYGLIMYKYSENGSLHDVLHEQNPAPILKWDVRYRIALGTAQGLAYLHDDCDPPIVHRDIKPNNILLDSDMEPHISDFGIAKLMDCSSTLNSSTTVAGTIGYIAPETAYALGKRKEADVYSYGIVLLELITRKKALDTSFSDEVDLVSWVCSTWVDTESLHGIVDPSLMEEFMDMAIMDEVSDVLLVALKCTEKHPSDRPPISNVVKLLIDARVRGCRKSKHCNS from the exons ATGAAAGCAGTTTTCAAGTTTTTCTACTTGTTCAACTGTATCATTGCTTGTATTTGTATCTATAGTGTCTCGGCTTTGAGTTCAGATGGAGAAactctgttttctctcttcaaGAACTTGTCAGTGCCTCTGTCGATCAAATCTAGCTGGAAATCATCCGATTTCACTCCCTGTAACTGGAGAGGAATAGGATGTGACCCCAAGAACAATGTGATATCTTTGAACATGTCGAGTCTGGGGATATCTGGTACATTGGGACCTGAGATTGGCCGTCTGAGGTACCTCAGAACCATTGATTTTAGCAACAATAATCTCACTGGTTCACTTCCAGCAGAGTTGGGGAGTTGCAGATATCTTGAATATTTGAAACTTCATTCAAATAGTTTCACTGGGGAAATACCAGGAAGCTGGGACAATTTGAGGAATTTGCGGGAATTCTTCCTTTTTGAAAACTCACTTAGTGGAGAGATACCTGAATTCTTGTTCCAGTTTCCAAATTTGGAAATTGTATACCTTACAGACAATGAGTTCAATGGTTCAATCCCATCAAATGTAGGGAATGCAACTGAACTTTTGTTCCTGTATGTGGATAATAATCAGTTATCAGGGACTATAACTCCCTCAATTGGGAACTGCACTAAATTGGAAGAGCTTTATGTGAATGTTAACCAATTGGTTGGAGGTTTGCCTGAAAGTCTGAACAATCTCGAGAACCTCGTTCACTTGTCTGTTCATAAAAACAGTTTAAGTGGTAGGATTCCTTTGGGATCGGGGGGTTGCAAGAGATTGAAAACCTTGATTTTATCTCACAATCGATTTAGTGGAGAAATAATCCCTTTGGGCTTGGGCAACTGCAGCGGCTTGACGACTTTTACTGCTGTGGACGATGGCTTGACCGGGCAAATTCCTGCTTCTCTTGGGTTATTAACACAGCTTAGAAATCTTTACCTTTCTGAGAACCATTTGTCTGGAAAAATACCACCTGACATTGGGAACTGTAAATCATTGGAAGAGTTATACTTGAAGCAAAACAAGCTTGAAGGAGAAATTCCGACTGAATTGGGGATCTTGAAAAACTTAAGGCAGCTTCATTTGTACACCAACCATTTGACTGGGGAGATTCCTACAAGTATTTGGAGGATATCAACCCTTGAGGTTCTTCATGTTTATAACAACAATTTGTTTGGAGAATTACCTTTAGAGATGACTGAGCTTCGAAACCTGAAAAATGTTTCATTGTTCAACAACAAGTTTTCTGGAGTCATACCTTCAACCTTGGGGACAAACAGTAGCTTATTGGAGTTGGATTTCACTAACAACTCGTTTACTGGTGAAATCCCACCAAACCTTTGCTTTGGGAAACAACTGGAGATCTTGAATATGGGTCGCAATCTACTTCACGGGAGCATACCTGCAGATGTTGGAAGCTGTTCAACCTTAAGAAGATTGATTCTTGAAGCCAACAATCTCACTGGctctcttcccccttttctGAAAAACCCAAACCTCTCATTCATGGACATCAGTGGAAATAACTTAAATGGGACAATTCCTTCAAGCTTGGGCAATTGCACAAATCTCACATCAATTGACTTGTCTAGTAATAAGTTGACAGGACCTATACCAAATGACCTAGGAAACCTTGTCAATTTAGAGCGTTTGGAATTATCTCATAACCACTTGCAAGGTCCATTGTCCCTGCAGATCTCAAATTGTACCAAACTGTTTTATCTGAATTTGGGTTTCAACTCATTGAATGATTCAATTCCATCAAGTCTGAGGAACTTGAAACAGttaaaaaacttgattcttctAGAGAATTTATTCACTGGGGGAATTCCAAGTTTCTTGTCAGAATTTGATAAGCTTGAGGAGCTACAGATTGGGGGAAATCCACTGGGAGGAAATATTCCTCCATCAATTGGAAAACTACAGAACCTGCACATTTCTTTGAATCTCAGTGGTAATGGATTGACTGGTCAAATTCCGTCAGAGATGGGGAAGTTGACTATGCTACAAAGATTGGATATTTCTCACAACAATCTGACTGAAAGTTTAGCCACACTGGATCAACTACAATCGCTAGTTGAGGTGAACGTCTCATATAATCTCTTAACTGGTCCAATACCAGACATATTGATGAAATTTCTAAATCCCTCCCAATCTTCATTCTTGGGGAATTCTGGCCTCTGTGTTCATTGTCATCCAAGTAGTGCTGCAACTTGTGGTGGTAACATTTTAAGTCCATGTCCTCAGCATCAGTCAAGTGATTGTAAGAAAGGCCCTGGTAAACTAAAGATTTCAATGATAGCTCTTGGGTCGTCACTATTCTGTGTTCTGGTGACTCTCTTGTTGAGCTATGTGCTTTACAGGTGCGGTAGAGAAACACCGGTGTGCAGTAGAGAAACACCGGATTTTAAAATCTCTGCCCCTGAAGGTTCAACTGTGTCACTGAACAAGGTGATGAAGGCGACTGAGAATCTGAATGAGAGATTCATTATTGGTAGAGGAGCGCATGGGACTGTTTACAAGGCATCGTTGGGTCCAGAGAAGCACTATGCTGTAAAGAAATTCACATTTGCAGGGCCGAAAGGAGCAAAGGAAAGCATGATTAGAGAAATCAAGACTGTTGGGATGATCAGGCATCGGAATCTTGTGAAATTTGAAGAGTTCTGGTTAGGAAAGAACTATGGATTGATCATGTACAAGTACTCAGAGAATGGAAGCCTTCATGATGTATTACATGAACAAAATCCAGCTCCAATCCTCAAGTGGGATGTCCGTTATAGGATAGCACTGGGAACAGCCCAAGGTTTGGCTTATCTCCACGACGACTGTGATCCTCCTATTGTACACAGAGATATCAAACCAAACAACATACTTTTGGACTCAGATATGGAGCCTCATATCTCTGATTTTGGCATCGCCAAGCTCATGGATTGCTCTTCCACTTTGAATTCATCCACTACAGTTGCAGGCACCATTGGATATATTGCACCAG AGACTGCATATGCATTGGGAAAAAGGAAGGAAGCAGATGTGTACAGCTATGGTATTGTCTTGCTTGAGTTAATAACCCGGAAAAAGGCCTTGGATACTTCATTTTCTGATGAGGTAGACTTGGTGAGTTGGGTTTGCTCAACCTGGGTTGACACAGAATCCCTACATGGAATTGTTGATCCTAGCCTTATGGAAGAATTCATGGATATGGCCATCATGGATGAAGTAAGTGATGTACTATTGGTGGCTTTGAAATGTACAGAAAAGCATCCAAGTGACAGACCTCCAATCAGCAATGTGGTGAAGCTGCTAATAGATGCAAGAGTTCGTGGCTGCCGTAAGAGCAAACACTGTAATTCATAG
- the LOC122659229 gene encoding glutamate receptor 2.7-like produces the protein MKMMMRDGSLELSPERPVGGGDGDDSSDSSDGGGDGGAMVPLVVSEARVTQASARSSAWGCGWRGGTTTGQGAIVVGRDVGLLVPSIKKSLTFYAALDLIKNVGVQAIIGPQTSEEAEFLAKMGSKAHVPIISFSAISSSLSPTQFPYFIRFAQNDSSQIKAIAAVLKAYEYKEVTLIHDNTHSGTAAIPYLIDGLQEIGTHVLRRIVLHHAMKGSEIEDILRELGGKSTRGVFIVHLSLSLGSQFFLHVKEMGMMKSSGFSDKWIIMSGLTDLMRYMEPSLLSSMNDVIGIKTRVPLSGPHRRFMAQWRKQFGKDHSKERLQLNVYGLWAYDATFVTAKAVNRASLCLNGKPPCSPLLSESKVSDNSSSTDLFKMSISQMGSEILKHIKTTRYANGVSGEIHLVNGELQSSSFEIVNVKEKSQNIGYWNPKDGLFWSLSSIDTVGKNFHVVQQARSVLDTTSSDNVLKIGVPIKTTFPEFINISRSSNDKKPIVTGFSYEVFENVMKSLNYTGSYEFFPYENENGDPKGDYNELIQQVYHKEYDAVIGDITILANRSKYVGLTQPYTVSGVRMVVPIKEDDDTGSLWWFMKPLTTELWLTTISIIVLKGFLVWIFEHGKNPEFQGTTSELVGKILSYSFSIYVFSNQEKLQSNYSRFIVSLWTFAVFILVSSYTANLTSILTVEKLQPTVTNLDTLYKDRKYVGYQDGSFVFDLLKSRGFEESRLRRLFTQEEYANALANGSVSAIVDEIPYINIFLSKYCRQFTIAGPTYRTGGFGFVFTKDFPMLENISNAVLNFSEGDHMNTIEKKWFGNEACAEPLASNVTSSRLHLHSFRSIYIIVGVTSILALILFFLSFVYKSIIEMRKTSGQQVLWWVNIMRCYYFHKKEPPKQSGQPTSGELEHQISEGPTSSYVIELTSNNNEGTNTDRIKWLIK, from the exons atgaagatgatgatgcgGGATGGGAGCCTGGAGTTATCCCCGGAGAGGCCAGTagggggtggtgatggtgatgacagTTCTGATAGTTCTGAcggaggtggtgatggtggtgcaATGGTTCCTCTAGTTGTTAGCGAGGCCAGGGTTACCCAAGCTTCGGCACGCTCTTCAGCATGGGGTTGTGGATGGAGAGGTGGTACCACTACAGGCCAAGGTGCCATTGTTGTAGGTCGAGATGTTGGGCTTCTAGTTCCCAG TATTAAAAAGTCATTAACATTCTATGCAGCACTGGATTTGATTAAAAATGTTGGAGTACAAGCAATTATTGGACCTCAAACATCTGAAGAAGCAGAGTTTTTGGCTAAGATGGGGAGCAAGGCTCATGTACCCATCATATCTTTCTCTGCTATtagctcttctctttctcccaccCAATTCCCTTATTTCATCCGATTCGCTCAAAATGATTCATCTCAAATTAAAGCCATTGCTGCAGTTCTCAAAGCTTATGAATACAAAGAAGTAACTCTTATCCATGATAATACCCATAGTGGAACTGCAGCAATACCATACCTTATTGATGGCCTTCAAGAAATTGGCACTCATGTTCTTCGACGAATTGTGCTGCACCATGCTATGAAAGGGTCAGAGATTGAGGATATTTTGCGCGAATTAGGAGGTAAAAGCACAAGAGGAGTCTTCATTGTTCATCTATCTTTGTCCCTTGGTAGCCAATTTTTCTTACATGTCAAGGAGATGGGGATGATGAAATCATCTGGATTTTCGGATAAATGGATTATAATGAGTGGACTCACAGATCTCATGAGATACATGGAGCCTTCTCTGCTCAGTTCCATGAATGATGTTATAGGTATTAAGACTCGTGTGCCATTATCCGGACCACATCGAAGGTTTATGGCTCAATGGAGGAAACAATTTGGAAAAGATCACTCAAAGGAGAGATTGCAGCTCAATGTGTATGGATTATGGGCATATGATGCAACATTTGTGACTGCAAAAGCAGTTAATAGAGCTAGTTTGTGTTTAAATGGAAAGCCACCATGTTCACCATTACTCTCAGAAAGCAAAGTATCAGATAATTCATCATCAACAGATTTGTTTAAGATGAGTATCTCTCAGATGGGTTCAGAAATTTTGAAACATATCAAAACAACTAGATATGCAAATGGCGTAAGTGGTGAAATTCATTTGGTGAATGGTGAGTTACAATCTTCCAGTTTTGAGATAGTTAATGTGAAAGAGAAGAGTCAGAATATTGGGTATTGGAATCCAAAGGATGGTCTCTTTTGGAGTCTGAGTTCAATTGACACAGTTGGAAAGAACTTTCATGTTGTTCAACAGGCCAGATCAGTACTAGATACTACTTCCAGTGACAATGTATTGAAAATTGGGGTTCCTATTAAGACAACATTTCCTGAATTCATCAACATCAGTCGCAGTTCTAATGATAAGAAGCCAATTGTGACTGGTTTTTCATATGAGGTCTTTGAAAATGTTATGAAAAGCTTAAACTATACAGGCTCTTATGAATTTTTTCCATATGAGAATGAGAATGGTGATCCTAAAGGAGACTACAATGAACTTATACAACAAGTATATCACAAG GAATATGATGCAGTTATTGGAGATATTACAATCTTAGCAAATAGATCAAAATATGTAGGCCTCACTCAACCATATACGGTCTCTGGGGTTCGCATGGTTGTGCCTATAAAGGAAGATGATGATACTGGGAGTTTATGGTGGTTCATGAAGCCATTAACAACAGAACTATGGTTGACCACAATTTCAATCATTGTTTTAAAGGGGTTTCTGGTTTGGATCTTTGAGCATGGGAAAAACCCTGAATTCCAAGGCACAACTTCAGAGTTGGTGGGGAAGATCTTGTCATATTCTTtttctatatatgttttttCAAATC AGGAGAAGCTCCAGAGCAACTATTCTAGATTCATTGTGAGCCTGTGGACTTTTGCTGTGTTCATACTTGTGAGCAGTTATACAGCAAATTTAACTTCTATTTTAACTGTTGAGAAATTACAACCAACTGTAACAAATTTggacactctttataaagataGAAAGTATGTTGGATATCAAGATGGGTCTTTTGTGTTTGATCTTCTAAAGAGCAGGGGATTTGAAGAATCAAGGCTCAGGAGGCTTTTTACACAGGAGGAATATGCAAATGCTCTAGCAAATGGAAGTGTTTCTGCAATTGTCGATGAGATCCCATACATTAATATCTTCCTTTCTAAGTATTGTCGTCAATTCACTATTGCTGGACCAACATACAGAACAGGAGGCTTTGGCTTt GTGTTCACAAAAGATTTTCCCATGCTAGAGAACATTTCCAATGCTGTCCTTAACTTTAGTGAAGGAGACCATATGAATACGATTGAGAAGAAATGGTTTGGGAATGAAGCATGTGCTGAGCCTCTTGCATCTAATGTAACATCAAGTAGACTACATCTTCATAGCTTTCGCAGCATCTACATTATTGTTGGAGTAACTTCAATCCTAGCCCTCATCTTATTCTTTTTATCCTTTGTATATAAAAGTATAATAGAAATGAGGAAAACATCCGGGCAACAAGTTTTATGGTGGGTAAATATCATGAGATGCTACTACTTTCATAAAAAGGAACCACCAAAACAAAGTGGACAACCTACAAGTGGTGAACTGGAGCACCAAATTTCTGAAGGCCCTACAAGTTCTTATGTGATTGAACTCACTTCAAACAACAATGAAGGTACAAACACAGACAGGATAAAATGGTTGATTAAATGA